TCATAGAATTCGAGCGCGCCACCCAAGGCGGATAGCGTCAGGGTCTGGATATCGCGCCGGTTCAACGGACGATGCGCAGCAGACCAGGTCAGAGAGTCAGTACTTGTATTCATTTTATTGGCAGTCATGGGCTGAGGTCACAAGAGATCGCGCGTGCGCAAAATGCGCAGGCCGCGAAGCCGCTGTTAGCCGGATGAGGACAGCATGAAAAGCCGCAAGGTATGGATGGACCATGCAACCGTCGCCGGGGACCGCGCGCCAGATCGGCGCTCAGGCAAGGTATTGCTGCATTTGCGGATCACGCAAAAGTGGCAGAGATGAGGCGATCTGCAGTTTTAACAGCATCAATGCCCACTAATCAAGCATGGCCTGGTATTTTGGGTGTGATCTACCCGAAGTTGGTCACATTGAAAGCATCAGCGGGCCGCCGTTTCAGTTGAGTGTCCGGTTTATGCGTCAATGCTGATTGGCCGCCATGTTGTGAGCGGTTGGCCAAGAGGTGGTCCCGTATAATGGCCATTCACTGGGGAAAGAAAAATAGAAATGACAATGGCAATGACGATCAAGAAGTGCGCAGGCTCATGCGCAAAATAGCTCTCAACCTGCTGCTGTTTCTGACGCTGGGCGCGACCTCGGCGGCATGGGCACGCGAGACCATCACTTGGGGGGTGTTCGATTGGCCGCCCGTGTTTATTCTGCAGGATCACAATTCGGATGCAGTCACCAAACTGGGCGATGGCACCGGCGACAAGCTTTTGAAAATGCTGCAAAAACAGTTGCCTGAGTATGATCACAAGGTAGTAGTGATGTCAGCGGGGCGTGTGTTTGCGCAAATGAAGCAAGGTGAGAATCTGTGTTTCCCCTCGGCAATCCGGACCCCAGAACGAGAGAGCATTGCCGTGTTTACGCCAGCCATGCTGACCATGCCGATTCAGTTGGTGACGCGTGAAGACGTCCTTAAAGCTCATCCACGTTGGCGAGACGGCGTTGATCTGAAAGCGCTGGTGAAAGATCGCTCGCTGTCCGGAACATACGTTGCGTCG
This genomic interval from Silvimonas soli contains the following:
- a CDS encoding TIGR02285 family protein; its protein translation is MRKIALNLLLFLTLGATSAAWARETITWGVFDWPPVFILQDHNSDAVTKLGDGTGDKLLKMLQKQLPEYDHKVVVMSAGRVFAQMKQGENLCFPSAIRTPERESIAVFTPAMLTMPIQLVTREDVLKAHPRWRDGVDLKALVKDRSLSGTYVASRSYGLAIDKILASNSNTGMHPVAAALPSSPYQMLALKRIDYTLEFPQIVQYHEQRKELPAGLTMVPLRQDQPWLTGYVACTKNAWGQTAIRKIDAALRDLAKEPAYRSMITDWSPDNDKEAQHRALERFLSDRASHNYVPQQ